The genomic DNA GTCCTGAATCGCGGGGTGCGGGGCGTCGTCAGTCCTCTCGATGGGCTGGCGGTCGGGTCCGCTGCTGTTCGCTGAGGAGTCGCTGGTATCCCTCGTTCCACCACCTTGAGCGCCGTTCTCACAGGCTAGAGCGCCGTTCTCACGGGCTAGAGCGCCGTTCTCACGGGCTAGAGCGCCGCTCCCACAGCCTGGACGGTCGATCTCACGACCCGAAGCCGCTTTCAAACCTTCAGACGCTGCGCTCTCACGGTCTGTAGGGCTGTTCTCACGAACGAGAGTCTCGGGATCACGGCGTGATGCACGGCTCCCACGACCCGTCGAGGCGGGGCCACGACCGGAAGGCGTCGCGGCGACCGCACCCGCGCCACCGCCCGCCCCGGACCTCCCGAGGCGGGCGGATCCAGGTCAGCCCGCCTCGGGCGCCGCCTCCGCCGCGTCAGGCGTCGCCGGGTCCGGAGAGGGCACCGCCTCGGCCGGCGTCTCCCCATCCGGAGCAGGGGAGAGGGGCGCCTCCTCGTCCTCGATCACCACCCGCGCCACGTCCGCGATCGCGTCGTTGTTCTTCAGGTTGATCACCCGCACGCCCTGCGTGTTGCGGCCGTACTCCGAGATCGCGTCCACCGCCATCCGGATCATGATGCCCGCCTCCGTCGCGATCATCAGCTGGTCGTCCGGCAGCACGCTCTTCAGCGCCACCAGCGCGCCCGTCTTGGACGTCGTCTGGTGCGCGATCACGCCCTGGCCGCCGCGCGACTGCAGCCGGAACGTGTAGTTCGAGATCGGCTCGCCGTCGTCGTCCAGCCGCTCGACCGGGCTCCGCTTGCCGTAGCCGTTCTCCGAGATCGTCAGCACCTGCGCGCCGTCGCGCTGCACCGCGATCATGCCCACCACCTGCTCGCCGTCCGGCAGCTTCATCCCGCGCACGCCGCGGCTCTTGCGCCCCATCGAGCGCACGTCCGACTCGTGGAACCGGATCGCCCGGCCCCCCGACGACCCCAGCAGCACCTCCGTGTCACCGTCCGTCAGCTTCGCCTCCAGCAGCTGGTCCCCGTCCACGATGTCGATCGCGATGATGCCCGTCACCAGCGGCCGCTTGAACGCCGCCAGCGCCGACTTCTTCACCAGCCCGCGCTTCGTCGCCATCAGCACGAAGTGGGTCTCCAGGAACGCGTCGTCGCGGAAGTCCTCCTTCTTGATCGCCAGCACCGCCCGGACCCGGTCCTCCGCGTCGATGCGGACGAGGTTGCGCACGGAGCGACCCTTCGCCGTCCGCGAGCCCTCCGGCACGTTGTACACCCGGAGCCAGTAGCACTGCCCGTGGTCGGTGAAGAAGAGCAGGTAGTCGTGGGCCGAGGCCGTGAAGAGGTGCTCCACGAAGTCCTCATCGCGCGTGCCCGTGCCCCGGTGGCCCGTCCCGCCCCGGTGCTGCGCGCGGTACTCGTCGATGGACGTCCGCTTCACCAGCCCCTGGTGCGTGATGGTGACCACCACGTGCTCGTCCTCGATCAGGTCCTCCAGGTCGATGTCGCCGCCGCCCATGATGTCGATCTCCGTCCGGCGCGGGTCGGCGTACTTCTCGGCCACCTCGCGCAGCTCCTCCGCGATGATCTGCATCCGCAGGTCGCGGGAGTTGAGGATCGACTGGAGCCGCTCGACCTCCTTCAGGATGTCCGCGTACTCGGCCGCGATCTTGTCGCGCTCCAGGCCCGTCAGGCGCGAGAGCCGCAGCGCCAGGATGGCCTCCGCCTGCGCCGCCGAGAGCCAGGGCTGCGGCGTGAAGTCCTCCCGCGTCATCGCGTAGCCGGTCGCCTCGCGCTCGCCCGTGATCGCCACCGGGTCCGCCTCGGGAAGCCCGAGGCGGGCCTTCTGCTCCGCCGTCAGGCGCTGCGGGTAGACGCCCCGCATCAGGTTCACCTTCGCCGCGTCCGTGTCCTCCGACTGGCGGATGATCGCGATGATGGCGTCCAGGTGGTCCAGCGCCAGCGTCAGGCCCTCCAGGATGTGCGCCCGCTCCTCCGCCTTGCGCAGCTCGAACTCCGTCCGCCGCACCACGATCTCGTGGCGGTGGTCCACGTAGTGGCGGATCATGTCCTTCAGGCCCAGGGTCTTCGGCCGGCCGCCCACCAGGGCGATCATGTTCATGCCGAAGGTCTGCTGGAGCTGGGTGTACTTGAAGAGCTGGTTCTTCGTCACCTCCACGACCGCGTCGCGGCGCAGCTCCAGCACGATCCGCATGCCGTCGCGGTCGGACTCGTCGCGCAGGTCCGCGATGCCCTCGATCTTCTTGTCGCGCACCGCATGCGCGATCTTCTCGATCAGCGTCGACTTGTTGACCTGGTACGGGATCTCGGTCACGACGAGCGCCTCGCGCCCGACGCCGTCGCCGCCGCGCCGCTTGATCTCCTCCTCGTGCATCTTCGCGCGCATCACCACGCGCCCCCGGCCCGTGCGGTACGCCTCGCGCACGCCCCCGACCCCGAAGATGACGCCGCCGGTCGGGAAGTCGGGCGCCGGGATGTGCTCCATCAGCGCGTCCAGCTCGATCTCCGGGTCCTCGATGGTCGCCACGATGCCCTCGACCAGCTCGCCGAGGTTGTGCGGCGGGATGTTGGTCGCCATGCCGACCGCGATGCCGCTCGCGCCGTTCATCAGCAGGTTCGGCAACGCCGCCGGCAGCACGCTCGGCTCGTTCAGCGACCCGTCGAAGTTGGGCGTGTAGTCGACCGTCTCCTTGTCGAGGTCGCGCAGCAGCTCCTCCGCCAGCCGCGTCAGGCGCGCCTCCGTGTACCGCATCGCCGCCGCCGAGTCGCCGTCGACCGAGCCGAAGTTGCCCTGCCCGTCCACCAGCGGCCCCCGGACGGCGAAGTCCTGCGCCATGCGCACGAGCGCGTCGTACACCGACTGGTCGCCGTGCGGGTGGTACTTGCCGAGGACCTCGCCCACGATGCGGGCGGACTTCTTGTGGGCCCGGCCCGCGGCCAGCCCCAGCTCTTGCATCCCGTAGAGCACGCGGCGCTGCACCGGCTTCAGGCCGTCGCGCACGTCGGGCAGCGCCCGGCTCACGATCACCGACATCGAGTAGTCGATGTAGGAGGACTTCATCTCCTCCTCGATGTTGATCGGGATGATCCGGGAAGCGCTGTCGGGGATCTCTGCCATGGGGGCCGGTGGGGGACGAAAAACGAGGTCGGGGGATCTCAGCGAAGATACCGCCGCCGGGCGTCGCCGACCGGCTCCAGACCCCCCTCAGACGCCTCCGTGCACCGGCTTCACCGGCTCCCCGCACTCCCGCAGCGGACATCCGGGATCGGGCACCGGCGACCGTCGATTCAGCCCCCCACGAGCCCATCTTCGCCGTATCTCCAGAGCACGCTCAGGCTTCCCGATGATGCGCCACCTGCTCTGGATCGACAGCGCCGCGGGCGCCCTCGTCGGCACCGTCGTGCTGCTGGCGAGTGAGGAGCTGAGCGGCTGGTACGGTCTGCCGCGCGGCCTCCTGCTGGTCACCGGCGCGGCGAACGTCCTCTACGCGGCATACTCGGGCTCGCTGGCCGTGCGCGCGGTGCGGCCCCGTGCCGGGATCGTGGCGCTGGTCGTCGCCAACGCCGCGTGGGCCGTCGTCTGCCTCGCCCTCGTGTGGGCGTATGCCGGGAGGGGCGGCGGGCTCGGCCTGCTCCACCTCGGTGCCGAGGCGGCCGTCGTCGGCGGGCTGGCGGCGCTGGAGTGGCGCCACCGCGACGCCCTGCGCGTGGCGTGACGGCTACGGCCGCGGGATCAGCAGCAGCGCCTCCTGGCGCGGGTCCAGGTAGCGGACCGTCTCGCCGTCGAACACCGCATCCTCCTCCAGCATGAAGCGGACCACCCGGTCGCCCCACTCGGGCACCGAGGCGGCCACGTTGAGCTCGATGGAGTGGGCCGTGTTGGGGAAGAGCGGGTAGTCGCCCCGGCCGGGGACGCCGCCCTGCTGGTCCCACAGGCCGATGGTCGGGCCCGCCCCGTGCCCGTGGAAGCCGATCGGGTGCGTGTAGATGGTCGCCGCGAGGCCTTCGGCGCGAGCCGCGTCGAGCGCTGCGGCCAGGATGGCGTTGCCCGTGCGCCCGGTCGCGAACTGATCCGTCAGCAGGTCCTGGAGCCGGTTGGCGGCGGCCAGCCCGGCGACGAGCCCGGCCGGGGCCTCGCGCTCGCCCGGGCGGAGGACGTAGGCCA from Rubrivirga sp. SAORIC476 includes the following:
- the gyrA gene encoding DNA gyrase subunit A, with protein sequence MAEIPDSASRIIPINIEEEMKSSYIDYSMSVIVSRALPDVRDGLKPVQRRVLYGMQELGLAAGRAHKKSARIVGEVLGKYHPHGDQSVYDALVRMAQDFAVRGPLVDGQGNFGSVDGDSAAAMRYTEARLTRLAEELLRDLDKETVDYTPNFDGSLNEPSVLPAALPNLLMNGASGIAVGMATNIPPHNLGELVEGIVATIEDPEIELDALMEHIPAPDFPTGGVIFGVGGVREAYRTGRGRVVMRAKMHEEEIKRRGGDGVGREALVVTEIPYQVNKSTLIEKIAHAVRDKKIEGIADLRDESDRDGMRIVLELRRDAVVEVTKNQLFKYTQLQQTFGMNMIALVGGRPKTLGLKDMIRHYVDHRHEIVVRRTEFELRKAEERAHILEGLTLALDHLDAIIAIIRQSEDTDAAKVNLMRGVYPQRLTAEQKARLGLPEADPVAITGEREATGYAMTREDFTPQPWLSAAQAEAILALRLSRLTGLERDKIAAEYADILKEVERLQSILNSRDLRMQIIAEELREVAEKYADPRRTEIDIMGGGDIDLEDLIEDEHVVVTITHQGLVKRTSIDEYRAQHRGGTGHRGTGTRDEDFVEHLFTASAHDYLLFFTDHGQCYWLRVYNVPEGSRTAKGRSVRNLVRIDAEDRVRAVLAIKKEDFRDDAFLETHFVLMATKRGLVKKSALAAFKRPLVTGIIAIDIVDGDQLLEAKLTDGDTEVLLGSSGGRAIRFHESDVRSMGRKSRGVRGMKLPDGEQVVGMIAVQRDGAQVLTISENGYGKRSPVERLDDDGEPISNYTFRLQSRGGQGVIAHQTTSKTGALVALKSVLPDDQLMIATEAGIMIRMAVDAISEYGRNTQGVRVINLKNNDAIADVARVVIEDEEAPLSPAPDGETPAEAVPSPDPATPDAAEAAPEAG